A window of Streptomyces sp. NBC_01241 genomic DNA:
GCATTTGTCTGCTTTCGGCCCGCCGTGATGTACGGCGCCAGAATCTTGCGCAGTTTCTTTGCGTTGGACTGGCTGAGGTCGATCTCGTACGACTTCCCGTCCAGGGAGAAGGTGACCGTTTCCGTCGCTGCTCCCCCATCGATGTCGTCGAAGAGGGTGACCACCACGCGCTGAGCCACGGATATCGGTCCTTTCCTACGGCATCGGCGCGTCTGACATGCGCTGATGCCGGCCTTCCGGCTGTCGGGCGGATGTGGGGGATGCGAGTCGGCCGGCGTCGACCGATTAGGGCAATTCTGCATTCCCCGGCAATCATTTGTACAGCGGTGGGTGCCGCATTGTGAAGTCCATCCAATTAACTCCGCGTGTCAGTCTTCTATGTGTGTCACCGGTGAGGATTTTTTTGCAGGACTTTCCCCATGTGTTGTCGCGTCGATATCCGGGAGTGAACGACGGTTCTCCATATCTACCCGCGTAGAAATTCTGGCCAGGTAGGCTGAGGGGGACCTGCGGGGGTCTGGGGAGCCCCCCGGAGAAACAGCCGCATCACACCACCACCGGGAGTGCCAGTGGCACGCGTCGTAGTCGACGTCATGCTCAAGCCCGAGATCCTCGACCCGCAGGGACAGGCGGTGCAGCGCGCACTGCCCCGTCTCGGCTTCGAGGGAATCGCGGACGTACGTCAGGGAAAGCGTTTCGAGCTGGAGGTCGAGGGTCCGGTCGACGACGCCGCCCTCGGTCGTATTCACGAGATGGCCGAGACTTTCCTCGCCAACACCGTCATCGAGGACTTCACCGTGAAGGTGGAGAAGGCCGAGGAGCCGAAGTGACCGCTCGTATCGGAGTCGTCACCTTTCCCGGCACGCTCGACGACAAGGACAGTCTGAGGGCCGTACGGGTCGCGGGCGCCGAACCCGTATCGCTGTGGCACCGCGACAAGGACCTGCACCAGGTCGACGCGGTCATCCTGGCGGGCGGCTTCTCCTACGGCGACTATCTGCGGGCCGGAGCCATCTCCCGCTTCTCGCCGGTCATGGAGACGATC
This region includes:
- a CDS encoding histone-like nucleoid-structuring protein Lsr2 → MAQRVVVTLFDDIDGGAATETVTFSLDGKSYEIDLSQSNAKKLRKILAPYITAGRKQTNASKHGRTPASYRHTSLAPAPAAVRAWARSHGMEVPARGRIPKKVYEAFNEAS
- the purS gene encoding phosphoribosylformylglycinamidine synthase subunit PurS, yielding MARVVVDVMLKPEILDPQGQAVQRALPRLGFEGIADVRQGKRFELEVEGPVDDAALGRIHEMAETFLANTVIEDFTVKVEKAEEPK